Proteins co-encoded in one Flavivirga eckloniae genomic window:
- a CDS encoding PorP/SprF family type IX secretion system membrane protein, whose product MRKYLLHIVLFFCFTQIFHAQEEGGVVSFVLPVRNSLKFNRYAINPTFSFVREQNKYISINNKRQWAQFDDAPQTLLFGYSGRFRENIGVGVGVFQQNYGVLTTFGGILNFAYNVVLDRYSNLTFGANVGFYRSGLNEGKVVTNTQESTLDNIPSNSLVTINPGINYGTGFVDFGISLNNVFLYNINGSELVQENPEQGIQAHAMYTGYVNSRDFFDESKFTGLIRSEFKKEKTVISGIAMLTVPKGIWAQLGYNTLYGISGGVGLNISSQFSIEYNYEKAMGNLSDFGNSHDITLAYKFKNRYRYRYSGDDEETSLIMPEKRTKRRPTTRRKTPVSNKPVVRKTPAQVKAEAEARAKAAKEAKAKAAAERIRRAEERVRAQEAAAKAKAEEEARAKAAAEAAAKAKAEEEARAKAAAEAAAKAKAEEDARAKAAEEAAAKTKAEEEARAKAAAEAAAKAKAEEEARAKAAAEAAAAKAKAEEEARAKAAAKAKAEEDARAKAAAEAAAKAKAEEDARAKAAAEAAAKAKAEEEARAKAAAEAAAAKAKAEEEARAKAAAEAAAKAKAEEEARAKAAAEAAAKAKAEEEARAKAAAEAAAAAKAKAEEEARAKAAAEAAAKAKAEEEARAKAAAEAAAKAKAEEEARAKAAAEAAAKAKAEEEARAKAAAEAAAAAKAKAEEEARAKAAAEAAAKAKAEEEARAKAAAEAAAKAKAEEEARAKAAAEAQVVTPVDDVTKSMNDLLTRLTETVASRDKDLKDLKEENDLGEKGIFKAPRPFKSISAENAALESLKSELDGVIKTRDEKIAALEKQYNNSIDPIKLKTIERLKTEQLNALKSRKDLMASLEKIKIATEIERKRRIKRAAYDNADARYSKDMAALNRIKETTPVSSVPLKEEDFDFGEEQSSNIQIVKDIKNTESGYYLVIAVHSNVDKRNEFVEKTVAAGQSNVNFFYDESTSKYFIYYEKFSSVEQARRALEAKGNKPYNGKMSMVKIEN is encoded by the coding sequence ATGAGGAAATATCTGCTACATATAGTTTTATTTTTTTGTTTTACGCAAATATTCCACGCTCAAGAAGAAGGCGGGGTTGTTTCGTTTGTGCTACCTGTTAGAAATTCTTTAAAGTTTAATAGATATGCCATAAACCCAACCTTTAGTTTTGTAAGAGAACAGAACAAATATATTAGCATTAATAACAAAAGACAATGGGCGCAGTTTGATGATGCGCCGCAAACATTACTATTTGGGTATTCCGGACGATTTAGGGAAAATATTGGAGTTGGAGTTGGAGTATTTCAACAAAATTATGGCGTATTAACCACCTTTGGTGGTATTTTAAATTTTGCCTATAACGTTGTTTTAGACAGATATAGCAATTTAACTTTTGGAGCCAACGTGGGATTCTATAGAAGTGGTTTAAATGAAGGTAAAGTAGTTACTAATACTCAGGAGAGTACATTAGATAACATACCTTCAAATTCTTTAGTAACGATAAACCCGGGAATAAATTACGGAACTGGTTTTGTAGATTTTGGAATATCTCTTAATAATGTTTTTCTATATAATATAAACGGATCTGAACTGGTTCAGGAAAACCCAGAGCAAGGTATTCAAGCACATGCCATGTATACTGGATATGTAAACAGTCGCGATTTTTTTGATGAAAGTAAATTTACAGGATTAATTAGATCGGAATTTAAAAAAGAAAAAACCGTTATTTCTGGAATAGCCATGCTAACTGTTCCTAAAGGTATTTGGGCGCAATTAGGCTATAATACTTTATATGGAATATCTGGGGGTGTTGGTTTAAATATAAGTTCTCAATTTTCTATAGAGTACAATTATGAAAAGGCCATGGGAAATTTATCAGATTTTGGTAACTCCCATGATATTACTTTAGCTTATAAATTTAAAAATAGATATAGATACAGGTATAGTGGTGACGATGAAGAAACCTCATTGATCATGCCAGAGAAACGAACAAAAAGAAGGCCTACGACTAGGCGAAAAACACCAGTTTCTAATAAACCTGTAGTAAGAAAAACACCTGCTCAAGTAAAAGCAGAAGCTGAAGCAAGGGCTAAAGCTGCTAAAGAAGCAAAAGCAAAAGCCGCTGCAGAAAGAATAAGAAGAGCAGAGGAAAGGGTAAGAGCCCAAGAAGCTGCTGCCAAAGCCAAGGCAGAAGAAGAAGCAAGAGCTAAGGCTGCTGCAGAAGCTGCCGCCAAAGCCAAGGCAGAAGAAGAAGCAAGAGCAAAGGCTGCTGCAGAAGCTGCCGCCAAAGCCAAAGCAGAAGAAGATGCCAGAGCTAAGGCCGCTGAAGAAGCTGCCGCTAAAACTAAAGCGGAAGAAGAAGCAAGAGCTAAGGCCGCTGCAGAAGCTGCCGCTAAAGCTAAAGCGGAAGAAGAGGCAAGAGCCAAAGCCGCTGCAGAAGCCGCCGCCGCTAAAGCCAAGGCAGAAGAAGAAGCAAGAGCCAAAGCTGCCGCTAAAGCCAAAGCAGAAGAAGATGCCAGAGCTAAGGCCGCTGCAGAAGCTGCCGCTAAAGCTAAAGCAGAAGAAGATGCCAGAGCTAAGGCCGCTGCAGAAGCTGCCGCTAAAGCTAAAGCGGAAGAAGAGGCAAGAGCCAAAGCCGCTGCAGAAGCCGCCGCCGCTAAAGCCAAGGCAGAAGAAGAGGCAAGAGCCAAAGCTGCTGCAGAAGCTGCCGCTAAAGCCAAAGCAGAAGAAGAAGCAAGAGCCAAAGCTGCTGCAGAAGCTGCCGCTAAAGCCAAGGCAGAAGAAGAGGCAAGAGCCAAAGCCGCTGCAGAAGCTGCCGCCGCCGCTAAAGCCAAGGCAGAAGAAGAAGCAAGAGCCAAAGCTGCTGCAGAAGCTGCCGCTAAAGCTAAAGCAGAAGAAGAGGCAAGAGCCAAGGCCGCTGCAGAAGCTGCCGCTAAAGCCAAAGCAGAAGAAGAAGCAAGAGCCAAGGCCGCTGCAGAAGCTGCCGCTAAAGCTAAAGCAGAAGAAGAGGCAAGAGCCAAGGCCGCTGCAGAAGCTGCCGCTGCCGCTAAAGCCAAGGCAGAAGAAGAAGCAAGAGCCAAAGCCGCTGCAGAAGCTGCCGCTAAAGCCAAGGCAGAAGAAGAGGCAAGAGCCAAAGCCGCTGCAGAAGCTGCCGCTAAAGCTAAAGCAGAAGAAGAGGCAAGAGCTAAAGCTGCTGCAGAAGCACAAGTTGTAACACCAGTTGACGACGTTACCAAATCAATGAATGATTTATTAACAAGATTAACTGAAACAGTAGCAAGCAGAGACAAAGACCTTAAGGATTTAAAAGAAGAAAATGATTTAGGTGAAAAAGGAATTTTTAAGGCACCAAGACCATTTAAGAGTATAAGTGCAGAAAATGCTGCTTTAGAATCCTTAAAATCTGAACTTGATGGTGTAATTAAAACACGAGATGAAAAAATTGCAGCATTAGAAAAACAATATAACAATTCGATTGATCCAATTAAATTGAAAACAATTGAAAGATTAAAAACGGAGCAATTAAATGCTTTAAAATCTAGAAAAGATTTAATGGCGTCATTGGAAAAAATTAAGATAGCTACAGAAATAGAGAGAAAACGAAGAATTAAACGTGCAGCTTACGACAATGCCGATGCTAGATATTCTAAAGATATGGCTGCATTAAACAGAATTAAGGAAACAACTCCTGTAAGTAGCGTGCCACTTAAAGAAGAAGATTTTGATTTTGGAGAAGAACAGAGTAGCAACATACAAATTGTGAAGGATATTAAGAATACAGAAAGTGGTTATTATTTAGTAATAGCCGTACACAGCAATGTTGATAAGAGAAATGAATTTGTAGAGAAAACGGTAGCTGCCGGACAGTCGAATGTTAACTTCTTCTACGATGAAAGTACTAGTAAATACTTTATTTATTATGAGAAGTTTAGTAGTGTAGAACAAGCTAGAAGAGCTTTAGAAGCTAAAGGAAATAAACCGTATAATGGAAAAATGTCTATGGTTAAGATAGAAAATTAA